From Vibrio artabrorum, a single genomic window includes:
- a CDS encoding HDOD domain-containing protein, whose translation MNHLSFFWLPQNKALLLKGLESEFAQLVGHSISAGKITLPPIPEVVLKIQKLCPLDSTGIAEIADCLLEDPGLTAIVIRIANSVVFNRCNITCVDVMTAVSRLGISRVRDIVTAQAIEQLKYSIDLNKECNQLLAQSASVSRRLGATMVLVTNSFKELSPIEYRYLEHEKSLLVGLLADIGLFCLVNEYHLYTKNGNYLDHDIALQIFQGQCSATSKLVLNRWGFDSDFIDVCSNTINRKEQREVSYLDIARIANHLLLFRNNDENIDDHEVELNVTGAEVLYQLSNLSEHDFNSKLNDVISASGF comes from the coding sequence ATGAATCATTTATCGTTTTTCTGGCTACCACAAAATAAGGCTCTCCTCCTGAAGGGTCTAGAATCAGAGTTTGCTCAACTTGTTGGGCATTCTATCTCAGCAGGAAAAATTACACTTCCTCCCATTCCTGAGGTTGTTCTAAAAATTCAAAAGCTGTGTCCCTTAGATTCAACAGGGATTGCCGAAATTGCAGATTGCTTACTGGAGGACCCAGGCCTTACCGCTATCGTGATTCGTATTGCGAACTCTGTTGTCTTTAATCGATGCAACATTACCTGTGTAGATGTTATGACGGCAGTATCACGTCTTGGTATATCAAGAGTGCGCGACATCGTAACGGCTCAAGCAATTGAGCAACTCAAGTATTCTATCGACCTTAACAAAGAGTGTAATCAGTTATTAGCTCAAAGTGCATCGGTATCAAGAAGGCTTGGCGCTACTATGGTGCTGGTGACTAACAGCTTCAAAGAGCTCTCCCCTATTGAGTATCGCTACCTTGAGCACGAAAAGTCTTTGCTCGTGGGATTATTGGCTGACATTGGTCTGTTCTGTTTGGTTAATGAATACCACCTCTATACCAAAAACGGCAATTATTTGGACCACGATATCGCCTTACAAATCTTCCAGGGCCAATGTTCTGCAACCAGTAAATTGGTACTCAATCGTTGGGGTTTCGATAGCGACTTCATCGATGTGTGCAGCAATACCATCAATAGAAAAGAGCAACGCGAAGTGTCTTATTTAGACATTGCACGAATAGCAAACCACCTACTCCTATTTAGAAATAACGACGAGAATATCGATGATCACGAAGTTGAACTCAATGTGACGGGTGCCGAAGTCCTTTATCAATTAAGTAACTTGAGTGAACATGACTTTAACTCAAAACTTAACGACGTGATCAGCGCGAGCGGCTTCTAA
- the panP gene encoding pyridoxal-dependent aspartate 1-decarboxylase PanP, translating into MVTEQKTADVSFDSLLRIFTVPEGPDSTLTQIEDKLSRNLNQFLREHIVAEEKPLRDIEKDFSNAHIPEQPEFVSKHTEHLLDSLVSHSVHTSSPSFIGHMTSALPYFLMPLSKIMIALNQNLVKIETSKAFTPLERQVLGMLHRLIYQDNDAFYSRWMHSANHSLGAFCSGGTIANITALWVARNNALKAKGSFKGVEKEGLFKAMKHYDYEGLAILVSERGHYSLKKAADVLGIGQDGLVSVKTDNNNRICTDDLRLKIDQLKQNKIKPFAVIGVAGTTETGNIDPLKDIAKICAESDCHFHVDAAWGGATLMSNNHRHLLDGIELADSVTIDAHKQLYIPMGAGMVLFKNPDAMTAIEHHAQYILRKGSKDLGSHTLEGSRSGMAMLVYASMHIISRPGYELLIDQSINKARYFADLIKRQRDFELVSEPELCLLTYRYVPEPVKAALVKANMKDRVELNELLNELTKFIQKKQRETGRSFVSRTRLNPEVWTQQPIIVFRVVLANPLTGNDILSSVLEEQREISTLAPNLMSKITQLVEKINA; encoded by the coding sequence ATGGTTACGGAACAAAAAACAGCAGATGTTAGCTTCGACAGTCTTTTACGTATCTTCACGGTACCTGAAGGCCCAGATTCAACACTCACTCAAATTGAAGACAAACTTTCACGAAACCTAAATCAATTCTTACGTGAACACATTGTGGCTGAAGAAAAGCCGCTTCGTGACATTGAGAAAGATTTTTCAAATGCTCATATCCCCGAGCAGCCTGAGTTTGTTTCTAAACATACTGAGCATCTTCTCGATTCTCTCGTATCTCATTCGGTACATACATCATCGCCAAGCTTTATTGGTCATATGACGTCTGCCCTTCCATATTTCTTGATGCCGCTCTCTAAAATTATGATTGCGTTGAATCAAAATCTAGTAAAAATCGAGACATCGAAAGCCTTCACCCCACTAGAACGTCAAGTCCTAGGTATGCTTCACCGCTTGATTTATCAAGATAACGACGCGTTTTATTCGCGTTGGATGCACAGCGCAAATCACTCTTTAGGTGCATTTTGTTCTGGCGGTACCATTGCAAATATCACCGCACTTTGGGTCGCACGTAACAACGCACTCAAAGCAAAAGGGTCGTTTAAAGGCGTCGAGAAAGAAGGGTTATTTAAAGCCATGAAGCACTATGACTATGAAGGCCTTGCCATCTTAGTCTCTGAACGTGGCCACTACTCTCTAAAAAAAGCCGCGGATGTACTTGGAATAGGTCAAGACGGCCTGGTATCGGTTAAAACAGATAATAACAACCGCATTTGCACCGACGATCTGCGACTTAAGATAGACCAACTTAAACAGAACAAGATCAAACCTTTCGCAGTTATTGGCGTGGCTGGTACAACAGAAACGGGTAATATCGATCCACTAAAGGATATTGCTAAAATATGTGCCGAGTCAGATTGTCACTTCCATGTGGATGCCGCTTGGGGCGGCGCAACGCTGATGTCGAACAACCACCGTCACCTACTCGATGGTATTGAGCTCGCCGACTCTGTCACGATTGATGCGCATAAACAGCTTTATATCCCTATGGGTGCGGGCATGGTTTTGTTTAAAAATCCAGATGCGATGACAGCCATCGAACATCACGCTCAATATATTTTGCGTAAGGGTTCTAAAGATTTGGGTAGTCACACTTTAGAAGGCTCTCGTTCCGGCATGGCCATGCTTGTTTATGCCTCTATGCATATTATCAGCCGTCCAGGCTATGAACTGCTGATTGACCAAAGCATCAACAAAGCGCGCTATTTTGCTGATCTGATTAAACGACAACGTGATTTTGAGCTGGTCTCAGAACCTGAGCTTTGTCTGTTAACTTACCGCTACGTTCCCGAGCCAGTTAAAGCCGCTCTTGTGAAAGCCAACATGAAAGATCGTGTAGAGCTTAATGAACTGTTGAACGAGCTCACCAAATTCATTCAGAAAAAGCAACGCGAAACGGGGCGCTCTTTTGTTTCACGAACTCGTTTGAATCCTGAAGTTTGGACACAACAACCAATCATCGTTTTCCGTGTGGTGTTAGCAAACCCATTAACGGGCAATGACATTCTTTCTTCTGTACTTGAAGAGCAGCGTGAAATCTCAACTCTTGCACCGAATCTGATGAGTAAAATCACGCAACTGGTCGAGAAAATCAATGCCTAA
- a CDS encoding MurR/RpiR family transcriptional regulator has translation MNTLEKIQKNLENFSKSERKVAEVIMASPQTAIHSSIATLAKMADVSEPTVNRFCRRLDTKGFPDFKLHLAQSLANGTPYVNRNVEEDDGPDAYTHKIFESTMACLDVAKNSLDAMQVNRAVDLLTQAKRISFFGLGASSAVAKDAQNKFIRFNIPISCFEDIVMQRMSCINCSDNDVIVLISHTGRTKSQVEIANLARENGATVIAITAKDSPLDKASSLSISLDVPEDTDVYMPMASRVVQMTVIDVLATGFTLRRGSGFRENLKRVKESLRDSRYEKYSQF, from the coding sequence ATGAATACATTAGAAAAAATACAAAAAAATCTGGAAAATTTCAGCAAGTCTGAGCGTAAGGTAGCCGAAGTCATCATGGCTTCGCCTCAAACTGCCATTCATTCTAGTATTGCGACTCTAGCCAAAATGGCTGACGTAAGTGAACCTACCGTTAACCGCTTCTGTCGTCGTTTAGACACGAAGGGCTTCCCAGACTTCAAACTTCATTTGGCTCAAAGTTTGGCCAACGGTACTCCTTACGTTAACCGTAATGTTGAAGAAGATGATGGCCCTGATGCTTATACCCATAAGATTTTCGAATCAACGATGGCTTGTCTGGACGTTGCGAAAAACAGTCTAGACGCTATGCAAGTAAATCGAGCTGTTGATTTACTGACTCAAGCTAAACGCATTTCGTTCTTTGGTTTAGGCGCATCTTCTGCAGTAGCAAAAGACGCTCAAAACAAATTCATTCGTTTTAACATCCCAATCTCGTGTTTTGAAGATATTGTGATGCAACGAATGAGCTGTATTAACTGCAGTGACAACGATGTTATCGTTCTAATCTCTCATACTGGCCGAACCAAAAGCCAAGTTGAGATTGCGAACTTAGCTCGTGAAAATGGTGCTACTGTTATCGCTATCACCGCAAAGGATTCACCACTAGATAAAGCAAGCTCTCTCTCAATATCTCTAGATGTACCAGAAGACACTGACGTGTATATGCCTATGGCAAGTCGCGTGGTTCAAATGACCGTTATTGATGTGTTAGCGACTGGCTTTACTCTGCGTCGTGGTTCTGGTTTCAGAGAAAATCTAAAGCGTGTGAAAGAGTCACTTCGTGATTCACGTTACGAGAAATATTCTCAGTTCTAA
- a CDS encoding lysine exporter LysO family protein gives MFTGMIFIFSPLVVGYLFSVSNSQTLELINRSTSRLIYVILSLMGLSLAALDNLSSNLQTILFYTVTFFVCLSACNLIALPTIDKLLPLKTDRSQKKLPLSSMAMESAKLIFVVGSGLIAGLILPISLDWVDTASGWILFILLFFIGIQLRNSGLTLRQILLNKHGMVIAVTIIITSMLGGVLAAYILDISMFKALAMSSGFGWYSLSGILMGDAFGPVYGGASFMLELLRELVALVLIPILIRRYPCTSIGYAGATAMDFTLPVIQTTGGVRCVPIAIVSGFILSLLVPILMLFFISLAN, from the coding sequence ATGTTTACAGGGATGATCTTTATATTTTCGCCACTTGTCGTGGGGTATCTTTTTTCTGTGTCAAACAGTCAGACACTGGAATTGATTAACCGTTCGACGTCGCGATTGATCTACGTAATTCTATCACTGATGGGGTTAAGTTTAGCAGCACTGGATAACCTAAGCAGTAATTTGCAGACAATCCTTTTCTATACCGTCACCTTCTTTGTCTGTTTAAGCGCTTGTAACCTAATCGCGCTTCCTACGATCGATAAACTACTGCCACTCAAAACGGACCGTAGCCAAAAGAAGCTGCCACTCTCTTCGATGGCAATGGAGTCAGCCAAACTGATCTTTGTGGTGGGGTCTGGTCTTATTGCTGGTCTAATACTGCCTATCAGCCTTGATTGGGTTGATACCGCAAGCGGGTGGATTCTGTTTATTCTGCTGTTCTTTATCGGCATTCAACTGCGTAATAGCGGCCTGACACTTCGTCAGATCTTACTCAACAAACACGGCATGGTTATCGCAGTCACCATTATCATCACTTCTATGTTAGGTGGTGTGCTCGCCGCTTATATACTTGATATTTCGATGTTCAAAGCCTTGGCGATGTCTTCAGGGTTTGGCTGGTATTCACTGTCTGGAATCTTAATGGGGGACGCTTTCGGACCGGTTTATGGCGGTGCATCATTCATGCTAGAGTTACTTAGAGAGTTGGTGGCCTTAGTGCTGATTCCAATCCTTATTCGTCGCTACCCATGCACCTCGATTGGTTATGCTGGCGCGACAGCCATGGACTTCACCTTACCCGTCATCCAAACTACGGGCGGCGTTCGATGCGTCCCTATCGCCATTGTCAGTGGCTTTATATTAAGTTTGCTGGTTCCTATCTTGATGCTGTTCTTTATATCTCTTGCTAACTAG
- the fabV gene encoding enoyl-ACP reductase FabV, with protein MIIKPRIRGFICTTTHPVGCEANVKEQIAYTKAQGPIANAPKRVLVVGSSSGYGLSSRIAAAFGGGASTIGVFFEKAGTEKKPGTAGFYNSAAFDKLAKEEGLYSKSLNGDAFSNEAKQKTIDLIKEDLGQIDMVVYSLASPVRKMPETGEVIRSALKPIGETYTSTAVDTNKDLIIEASVEPASEQEIKDTVTVMGGEDWELWINALSEAGVLADGCKTVAYSYIGTELTWPIYWDGALGKAKMDLDRAASALNEKLGQTGGTANVAVLKSVVTQASSAIPVMPLYIAMVFKKMREEGIHEGCMEQIFRMFSQRLYKEDGSAAEVDEVNRLRLDDLELREDIQDHCRNLWPQITTENLKELTDYVEYKEEFLKLFGFGVEGVDYDAEVNPAVEFDVVDI; from the coding sequence ATGATCATCAAACCTCGAATTCGCGGATTCATCTGTACGACAACACATCCAGTCGGTTGTGAAGCTAATGTAAAAGAACAAATTGCTTACACAAAAGCTCAAGGCCCAATCGCAAACGCACCTAAACGTGTCCTCGTTGTTGGCTCTTCAAGTGGCTACGGCTTGTCTTCACGTATTGCGGCTGCATTTGGTGGCGGCGCTTCAACGATCGGTGTTTTCTTTGAGAAAGCCGGTACTGAGAAAAAGCCGGGCACAGCTGGCTTTTACAACTCAGCAGCGTTCGACAAGCTAGCAAAAGAAGAAGGCCTGTATTCAAAAAGCCTGAACGGTGATGCTTTCTCTAACGAAGCAAAACAGAAAACGATTGACTTGATCAAAGAAGATCTAGGTCAAATCGATATGGTTGTGTACTCACTGGCGTCTCCAGTGCGTAAAATGCCAGAGACTGGCGAAGTGATTCGCTCTGCTCTAAAACCAATCGGTGAAACATACACATCAACCGCTGTTGATACCAACAAAGACTTGATCATTGAAGCCAGTGTTGAGCCTGCGTCTGAACAAGAGATCAAAGACACTGTGACGGTCATGGGCGGTGAAGATTGGGAACTTTGGATTAACGCTCTATCTGAGGCCGGCGTTTTAGCTGACGGTTGTAAGACTGTTGCTTACAGCTACATCGGTACGGAACTAACGTGGCCAATCTACTGGGATGGCGCACTAGGAAAAGCGAAGATGGATCTAGACCGTGCAGCATCAGCGCTTAACGAGAAACTAGGCCAAACGGGCGGTACTGCAAACGTGGCGGTTCTTAAGTCTGTTGTGACTCAAGCAAGCTCTGCAATCCCTGTTATGCCTCTTTACATCGCTATGGTGTTCAAGAAGATGCGTGAAGAAGGCATTCACGAAGGTTGTATGGAACAGATCTTCCGCATGTTTAGCCAACGTCTATACAAAGAAGATGGCAGCGCAGCAGAGGTTGATGAAGTGAACCGCCTACGTCTAGATGACTTAGAACTTCGCGAAGACATTCAGGATCACTGTCGTAACCTATGGCCTCAAATCACAACTGAAAACCTAAAAGAACTGACGGACTACGTAGAGTACAAAGAAGAGTTCTTAAAGCTATTCGGTTTCGGTGTTGAAGGGGTTGATTACGACGCTGAGGTTAACCCTGCCGTTGAATTTGATGTGGTTGATATCTAA
- a CDS encoding GrxA family glutaredoxin has translation MFVVIFGRPGCPFCVRAKEHAETLKAKRDDFNYRYVDIHAEGISKADLEKTVGKPVDTVPQIFIDQDHIGGCTEFEAYAKENLGLFD, from the coding sequence ATGTTTGTAGTTATTTTTGGTCGCCCTGGTTGCCCATTCTGTGTTCGTGCAAAAGAGCATGCTGAAACTCTTAAAGCGAAACGCGATGACTTCAACTACCGTTACGTTGATATTCACGCTGAAGGCATCAGCAAAGCTGACCTAGAGAAAACGGTAGGTAAGCCTGTAGACACAGTACCACAAATCTTCATCGATCAAGATCACATCGGTGGTTGCACAGAGTTTGAAGCATACGCAAAAGAGAACCTAGGGCTGTTCGACTAA
- a CDS encoding TetR/AcrR family transcriptional regulator, which translates to MAPRSTTKDKILDVAESLFAEHGFNDTSLRTITSKANVNLASVNYHFGDKKTLVRAVLNRYLEAFMPALQDALVNLNLNETYSMSDVFESLRQPLRALNDVRPNGTSRFMLLIGRGYTDVQGHLRWFITTRYSEVLSLFTTSVIKANPSLTQEQLFWRLHFTLGACVFTMASSQALVEIAESDYDRKIEAKAVVDILIPYLAAGMSAEE; encoded by the coding sequence ATGGCACCGAGAAGCACCACCAAAGACAAAATCTTAGACGTGGCTGAAAGTTTATTTGCTGAGCACGGTTTTAATGACACCTCATTACGTACTATTACGAGTAAAGCCAATGTCAACTTAGCTTCAGTGAACTATCACTTCGGTGATAAGAAGACTCTGGTTCGTGCAGTACTCAATCGATACTTAGAAGCATTCATGCCGGCACTTCAAGATGCCTTAGTGAACTTAAACTTAAATGAAACGTATTCTATGAGTGACGTGTTTGAGTCTTTAAGGCAACCGCTAAGAGCACTGAATGATGTTAGACCCAATGGTACGAGTCGCTTCATGTTGCTTATTGGTCGTGGTTATACCGATGTACAAGGTCACTTGCGTTGGTTCATCACTACTCGTTATAGCGAAGTACTTTCTCTGTTTACGACGTCCGTAATCAAAGCGAATCCAAGTCTCACTCAAGAACAGTTATTTTGGCGATTACACTTCACCCTAGGGGCTTGTGTATTCACCATGGCATCCAGTCAAGCTCTGGTCGAAATTGCAGAGAGTGACTATGACAGAAAGATAGAAGCCAAGGCTGTGGTCGATATTCTTATCCCATATTTAGCCGCTGGCATGTCAGCTGAAGAATAA
- a CDS encoding aspartate:alanine antiporter → MNIDVVLLLEQNPILLIFVVLSIGLAIGKIRFGSLQLGNSIGVLITSLIMGHLGFSFNADGLTIGFMLFIYCVGIEAGPNFFGIFFRDGKHYLILSLVVLSTATALTYFSSHYLGLGFGLSAGMMAGALTATPILVGAQDALNSGLAELPRNMDLGQIIENLSVGYAMAYLVGLISMILFARLIPKLQKVNLHDSAEQIAQERGLGASGQRKVYLPIIRAYRVGQELISWTDGKNLRELGIYRQTGCYIERIRRNGILAHPDGDAILQEGDEIALVGFPDSHARLDPSFRNGKEVFDRNLLDLRIVEEEIVVKSDSIAGKRLSDLNLSEYGCFLNRVVRAQIEMPMDLNIVLSKGDVLQVSGEKSRVHGLAEKIGFISIHSQMADLMAFCSFFILGILFGLITMTFGQVSFGLGNAVGLLLSGIMLGFLRANHPTFGYVPQGALNMVKDLGLMFFMVGIGLSAGGKMFEHITQVGPQVIGIALVVSVLPVIFAYLVGAYVLKMNRALLFGAIIGARTCAPAMDIVNDHARSTIPALGYAGTYAIANILMTLAGTFIIIIG, encoded by the coding sequence GTGAATATCGACGTTGTTTTACTGCTAGAGCAAAATCCTATCCTTCTTATCTTTGTTGTTTTATCGATTGGTTTAGCCATTGGTAAAATTCGTTTCGGTAGCCTCCAACTGGGTAACTCAATCGGTGTTCTGATTACTTCCCTTATAATGGGCCACCTTGGCTTCTCTTTTAATGCAGATGGTCTCACTATAGGCTTTATGCTGTTTATCTACTGTGTCGGTATTGAAGCTGGGCCAAACTTCTTCGGCATTTTCTTCAGAGACGGCAAGCACTATCTTATTCTTAGCCTTGTGGTTCTTTCTACTGCTACCGCTTTGACTTATTTCAGTAGTCACTATCTTGGGTTAGGATTTGGCTTATCCGCAGGCATGATGGCAGGGGCGTTAACGGCAACACCAATATTGGTTGGCGCTCAAGATGCGCTTAACTCTGGGCTTGCTGAATTACCTAGAAATATGGATTTAGGCCAGATCATCGAAAACCTCTCTGTTGGCTATGCCATGGCTTACTTAGTTGGCTTAATCAGTATGATTCTGTTTGCCCGCCTTATTCCAAAGCTTCAAAAGGTCAACTTGCATGACTCAGCAGAGCAAATTGCTCAAGAACGAGGGCTTGGAGCATCAGGGCAACGTAAGGTCTATCTTCCAATCATCCGAGCTTATCGTGTAGGTCAAGAACTTATCTCTTGGACCGACGGTAAGAACTTGCGTGAATTAGGGATCTATCGCCAAACTGGTTGTTACATTGAACGTATTCGTCGTAACGGCATTCTTGCCCACCCCGATGGTGATGCGATTCTGCAAGAAGGTGACGAGATTGCTTTAGTCGGTTTTCCAGACAGTCACGCACGTCTTGACCCAAGTTTCCGTAACGGTAAAGAAGTTTTTGACCGCAACCTTCTCGATCTACGCATTGTGGAAGAAGAGATCGTCGTTAAGAGCGACAGTATCGCAGGTAAGCGCCTCTCAGACTTAAACCTTTCTGAGTATGGTTGTTTCCTTAACCGTGTAGTAAGAGCTCAAATAGAGATGCCGATGGACTTAAACATCGTGCTTTCTAAAGGAGATGTACTGCAAGTCAGTGGCGAAAAGAGCCGAGTTCATGGTTTAGCTGAAAAAATTGGTTTCATCTCGATCCACAGCCAAATGGCAGACTTGATGGCGTTCTGTAGCTTCTTCATTCTGGGTATTTTATTCGGTTTGATCACCATGACATTCGGTCAAGTTTCATTTGGTTTAGGTAATGCTGTTGGCCTTCTGTTGTCGGGGATCATGCTTGGCTTCTTACGAGCCAACCACCCGACCTTTGGTTACGTTCCTCAAGGTGCATTGAACATGGTCAAAGACCTCGGTTTAATGTTCTTCATGGTCGGCATTGGCTTAAGCGCCGGCGGCAAAATGTTTGAACACATAACCCAAGTGGGCCCACAGGTGATCGGTATTGCTCTAGTTGTAAGTGTTTTACCCGTTATCTTCGCTTATTTAGTGGGCGCTTATGTGCTGAAGATGAACCGTGCTCTATTATTTGGTGCGATCATTGGCGCTCGAACCTGTGCTCCTGCGATGGACATCGTAAATGACCACGCTCGCTCAACGATTCCAGCTCTCGGTTACGCTGGCACTTATGCGATAGCCAATATCTTGATGACCTTAGCCGGAACCTTCATCATTATTATCGGTTAG
- a CDS encoding acyl-CoA dehydrogenase, whose protein sequence is MSSLRQKWVSDPAFKLFKKVLPPLSSTEKEAMEAGSVWWDGELFSGKPDFSKLHQYPKPQLTTEEQSFMDNELETLLAMLDDHKIVKEDRDLPKEVWDFLRKERFFSLIIAKEYGGREFSAHANSTIVTKIATRSISTAVSVMVPNSLGPGELLSHYGTQDQKDYWLPRLADGTDIPCFALTGPEAGSDAGGIPDVGTVCMGMHEGKETLGIKLNWNKRYITLAPVATVLGLAFKLHDPEHLLGGKEDIGITCALIPANHEGVVIGERHDPLGLAFMNGPTRGHDVFIPMEWLIGGADYAGKGWRMLVECLSAGRGISLPALGTAMGHLTAKTTGAYAYVRKQFGMSIGKFEGVAESLGRIGGLTYLLEATRTLTTTSLDMKEKPGIITAIAKYHMTEMARTILNDSMDIHSGRAIQDGPMNYLAAPYLGIPVAITVEGANILTRNLMIFGQGATRCHPYVLSEMEAAANPDEKQGAKDFDNLLFKHISHATKNTFGAFGAALTGSKFIKADMSGPTKPYYQDLTRLSRGLAVSADFAMLTLGGELKRKELISARLGDGLSYLYMASAALKKYEDEGRQHADLDYVHYAVQHCFYHAAKSLQEAYRNFPNKMVGKVLKGLVFPVGNHFEKPSDNLTVQLAESLMTPGAHRERLTHLCYIGKEEDDSVGLMENAFNAMYSIKPLERKIFKAVKEGKVARKGLLADKLAQALATDVLTQEEVDQIMAADKLRYAAIQVDHFSHDYSETLTRKELKPKLNSVA, encoded by the coding sequence ATGAGCTCTCTACGACAAAAATGGGTAAGTGACCCAGCTTTTAAACTCTTTAAAAAAGTACTACCGCCACTATCAAGCACCGAGAAAGAAGCGATGGAAGCGGGTAGCGTGTGGTGGGATGGAGAGCTGTTTTCTGGTAAACCAGATTTTTCTAAGCTGCATCAATATCCGAAACCTCAGCTGACGACCGAAGAGCAATCGTTCATGGATAATGAACTTGAAACTCTGCTCGCGATGCTTGATGACCACAAAATTGTCAAAGAAGACCGAGATCTTCCAAAGGAAGTTTGGGATTTTTTACGCAAAGAACGTTTCTTCTCGCTCATTATTGCGAAAGAGTACGGCGGTCGTGAATTCTCAGCGCATGCAAACTCTACCATCGTAACCAAGATTGCGACGCGTAGTATCAGTACCGCAGTGTCGGTCATGGTTCCAAACTCTCTTGGCCCGGGTGAGTTACTGTCTCACTATGGTACGCAAGATCAAAAAGACTATTGGCTGCCTCGTTTAGCTGACGGTACTGATATCCCATGTTTTGCGCTAACTGGCCCAGAAGCCGGTTCTGATGCGGGTGGTATTCCTGATGTCGGTACGGTGTGTATGGGGATGCATGAAGGCAAAGAGACACTCGGTATTAAGCTTAACTGGAACAAGCGTTACATCACGTTAGCGCCCGTAGCAACGGTATTGGGGTTGGCCTTCAAACTGCACGATCCAGAACATTTGCTGGGTGGTAAAGAAGACATTGGTATTACTTGTGCGCTTATCCCAGCAAACCATGAAGGTGTTGTGATTGGTGAGCGTCATGATCCACTTGGCCTTGCATTTATGAATGGTCCTACACGTGGTCACGACGTATTTATTCCTATGGAGTGGCTAATCGGTGGCGCAGATTACGCAGGTAAAGGCTGGCGTATGCTGGTGGAATGTCTGTCTGCAGGCCGTGGTATCTCATTACCAGCACTGGGTACGGCTATGGGCCACCTAACAGCGAAAACAACAGGTGCGTACGCTTACGTTCGTAAGCAATTCGGCATGTCGATAGGTAAATTTGAAGGTGTTGCTGAGAGCCTAGGCCGTATTGGTGGCTTAACGTATCTACTAGAAGCGACTCGCACATTGACGACGACATCGTTAGATATGAAAGAGAAGCCGGGAATCATCACCGCTATCGCTAAATACCACATGACAGAGATGGCGCGTACTATTCTCAATGACTCAATGGATATTCATTCAGGTCGTGCAATCCAAGATGGTCCGATGAACTATTTGGCTGCGCCTTACCTCGGTATCCCGGTTGCAATTACAGTCGAAGGTGCGAACATTCTGACCCGTAACCTGATGATCTTTGGTCAAGGTGCGACACGTTGTCACCCATACGTGTTAAGTGAAATGGAAGCAGCAGCAAACCCAGATGAGAAGCAAGGAGCGAAAGATTTTGATAACTTGTTATTCAAGCACATTTCTCATGCTACTAAGAACACATTCGGCGCGTTCGGTGCGGCACTAACAGGCTCTAAGTTCATTAAAGCCGACATGAGTGGCCCGACAAAACCTTACTACCAAGATCTTACTCGTTTGAGTCGTGGTCTTGCAGTAAGTGCGGATTTTGCAATGCTAACGCTAGGCGGTGAGTTGAAACGGAAAGAGCTTATTTCTGCTCGTTTGGGGGATGGCTTAAGTTACCTGTATATGGCGTCTGCTGCGCTTAAGAAATATGAAGACGAAGGTCGTCAGCACGCTGACTTAGACTACGTACACTACGCCGTTCAACACTGTTTCTATCACGCGGCCAAATCGCTACAAGAAGCGTACAGAAACTTCCCAAATAAGATGGTAGGGAAAGTACTGAAAGGGCTAGTCTTCCCTGTTGGTAACCACTTCGAGAAACCAAGTGATAACCTAACGGTACAGTTGGCTGAAAGCTTGATGACTCCCGGGGCACACCGTGAGCGTCTGACGCATCTTTGCTATATTGGCAAGGAAGAGGATGATAGTGTTGGCCTGATGGAGAACGCATTCAATGCGATGTACAGCATTAAACCGCTAGAGCGTAAGATCTTTAAAGCGGTGAAAGAGGGTAAAGTCGCGCGTAAAGGCTTGTTAGCTGATAAACTGGCTCAAGCGCTTGCTACTGATGTGCTGACACAAGAAGAAGTCGACCAAATTATGGCTGCTGATAAACTGCGCTACGCAGCGATTCAAGTTGACCACTTCAGTCATGACTATAGTGAAACTTTGACGCGAAAAGAGTTAAAACCTAAGCTAAATAGCGTTGCTTAG